A single genomic interval of Robbsia betulipollinis harbors:
- the lplT gene encoding lysophospholipid transporter LplT, whose amino-acid sequence MKKGFYTIIAAQFTSSLADNALLIAAIALLVDRHSASWVTPLLQIFFSISYVVLAPFVGAFADSLPKGRVMFLANALKVAGCLLMLFGVHPIVAYGVVGIGAAAYSPAKYGILTELLPARDLVKANGWIEAATVGSTILGTVIGGALIAPHAAAWIGALHLPLLDSAARGAMFVVMVCYAAAALINLGIPDTGARYEQVSLTRPAYLVRDFAHAFTVLWHDRLAQIVLAVTTLLWGAAVTLQLLVLKWAQTALGTTLSGGAVLQGVIGIGLAIGATLAATRLPLRKSMSALPVGIITGFAVIGMAFYNRDLFPAGWAIVIGAYRIPVYMLLAYPLMAVIGALSGFFVVPMNAVLQHRGQVLLSAGHSIAVQNFNQNIAVLAMLGLYALMLAHGMAIPWIITLFGVFICLMMALAMRRHAYNVRHHGVRLVVDDDAAGAQGAHAARRGAAQPSGK is encoded by the coding sequence ATGAAAAAAGGCTTTTACACGATCATCGCGGCGCAGTTCACGTCGTCGCTCGCGGACAACGCGCTGCTGATTGCCGCCATCGCCCTGCTGGTCGACCGTCACTCGGCGTCGTGGGTCACGCCGCTGCTGCAGATCTTCTTCTCGATTTCCTACGTCGTCCTCGCCCCGTTCGTCGGCGCCTTCGCCGATTCGCTGCCGAAGGGGCGCGTCATGTTTCTCGCCAACGCGCTCAAGGTCGCCGGCTGCCTGCTGATGCTGTTCGGCGTGCATCCGATCGTCGCCTACGGGGTGGTGGGCATCGGCGCGGCCGCGTATTCTCCCGCGAAGTACGGGATTCTGACCGAACTGCTGCCCGCCAGGGATCTGGTCAAGGCCAACGGCTGGATCGAGGCCGCGACCGTGGGTTCGACGATTCTCGGCACGGTGATCGGCGGTGCGCTGATCGCGCCGCATGCCGCCGCGTGGATCGGCGCGCTGCATCTGCCGCTTCTCGACAGCGCCGCGCGCGGCGCGATGTTCGTCGTGATGGTCTGCTACGCCGCGGCGGCCCTGATCAACCTCGGCATCCCCGACACCGGCGCGCGCTATGAACAGGTCTCGCTGACCCGGCCCGCCTACCTGGTGCGGGACTTCGCCCACGCCTTCACCGTGCTCTGGCACGACCGTCTCGCGCAGATCGTGCTGGCGGTGACGACCTTGCTTTGGGGCGCAGCGGTCACGCTGCAATTGCTGGTGCTGAAGTGGGCGCAGACCGCGCTGGGCACGACCCTGTCCGGCGGCGCGGTGCTGCAGGGCGTCATCGGCATCGGCCTGGCGATCGGCGCCACGCTCGCCGCCACGCGCCTGCCGTTGCGCAAATCGATGAGCGCGCTGCCGGTGGGCATCATCACGGGCTTCGCCGTCATCGGCATGGCCTTCTACAACCGCGACCTGTTCCCGGCGGGCTGGGCGATCGTCATCGGCGCTTACCGGATTCCCGTCTACATGCTGCTTGCCTACCCGCTGATGGCGGTCATCGGCGCGCTGTCGGGATTTTTCGTGGTGCCGATGAACGCGGTGCTGCAGCATCGCGGCCAGGTGCTGCTCAGCGCCGGCCATTCGATCGCGGTGCAGAATTTCAATCAGAACATCGCCGTGCTGGCGATGCTCGGCCTGTACGCGCTGATGCTCGCGCACGGCATGGCGATTCCCTGGATCATCACCCTGTTCGGCGTTTTCATCTGTCTGATGATGGCGCTGGCGATGCGCCGTCATGCCTACAACGTGCGCCACCACGGCGTGCGGCTCGTGGTGGACGACGATGCGGCCGGCGCGCAGGGCGCCCATGCGGCGCGCCGCGGCGCCGCGCAGCCGTCGGGCAAATAA
- a CDS encoding inositol monophosphatase family protein, with the protein MHHPMLNIAVKAARAGGQIINRASLDLDRVKVSKKQHNDFVTEVDKASEAAIIGTLLAAYPDHSILAEESGATDNRSDYQWIIDPLDGTSNFIHGFQYYCVSIALLHKGVPTQAVVYDPTRNDLFTASRGAGAYLNDKRLRVGRRDRLADGLIGTGFPFRDTDGVESYLRLFGKMTESCAGLRRPGAAALDLANVAAGRLDGFFEQNLKPWDVAAGSLLITEAGGLVGNYRGDADFMDLGEIVAGNPKIFAQMVHLLGEYSKQKPASAAADETGASA; encoded by the coding sequence ATGCATCATCCCATGCTCAATATCGCCGTCAAGGCGGCACGCGCCGGCGGTCAGATCATCAATCGCGCGTCCCTCGACCTGGACCGGGTGAAGGTCAGCAAGAAACAGCACAACGATTTCGTGACCGAGGTCGACAAGGCGTCCGAGGCCGCGATCATCGGCACGCTCCTCGCCGCCTATCCGGACCATTCGATCCTGGCCGAGGAATCCGGTGCGACCGACAACCGCTCCGACTACCAGTGGATCATCGATCCGCTCGACGGCACGTCGAACTTCATCCACGGCTTCCAGTACTATTGCGTGTCGATCGCCTTGCTGCACAAGGGCGTCCCGACCCAGGCGGTGGTGTACGACCCGACCCGCAACGATCTCTTCACCGCCTCGCGCGGCGCCGGCGCCTACCTCAACGACAAGCGCCTGCGCGTGGGCCGCCGCGACCGCCTCGCCGACGGGCTCATCGGCACCGGCTTCCCGTTTCGCGACACCGACGGCGTCGAGAGCTATCTGCGCCTGTTCGGCAAGATGACCGAATCGTGCGCGGGCCTGCGCCGCCCGGGCGCGGCCGCGCTGGACCTGGCGAACGTGGCGGCCGGACGCCTCGACGGTTTCTTCGAGCAGAACCTGAAGCCGTGGGACGTGGCCGCCGGCAGCCTGCTGATCACCGAGGCGGGCGGCCTGGTGGGCAACTACCGCGGCGACGCCGACTTCATGGACCTCGGCGAGATCGTCGCGGGCAATCCGAAGATCTTCGCGCAGATGGTTCATCTGCTGGGCGAGTACTCGAAGCAGAAACCGGCCTCGGCCGCCGCGGACGAGACGGGCGCGAGCGCCTGA
- a CDS encoding RNA methyltransferase, translating into MADVHGPSPFETLAARVRFVLVEPSHPGNVGAAARAIKTMGFGELVLVHPRHAAVREEPEARAMASGADDVLAAARIVDDLDAALAGVQWSLALSARPREYGPPLLAPRAAGMQGAAVAAQGGGVALVFGNERTGLANHDVERCRAIAHIPANPAYSSLNLSQAVQVLAYEMRLACLDAALASASSPLVPGQAASAGDAGAGAEDIAGMFGHLEAALVRVGFLDPENPKKLMSRLRQLFARTALTREEVNIFRGIAKHVLARCRDDRQA; encoded by the coding sequence ATGGCAGACGTTCACGGTCCTTCCCCGTTCGAGACGCTCGCGGCGCGCGTGCGTTTCGTGCTCGTCGAACCCAGTCACCCGGGCAATGTCGGCGCCGCCGCGCGCGCGATCAAGACCATGGGTTTCGGCGAACTCGTGCTGGTGCATCCGCGTCACGCGGCGGTGCGGGAGGAGCCGGAAGCCCGCGCGATGGCCAGCGGCGCCGACGATGTGCTGGCCGCGGCGCGCATCGTCGACGATCTCGACGCCGCGCTTGCGGGCGTGCAGTGGTCGCTGGCGCTGTCGGCCCGGCCCCGGGAGTACGGGCCGCCGCTGCTCGCGCCGCGCGCGGCGGGCATGCAGGGCGCGGCCGTCGCCGCCCAGGGCGGCGGCGTCGCGCTGGTCTTCGGCAACGAGCGGACCGGGCTGGCGAACCACGACGTCGAGCGTTGCCGGGCGATCGCCCATATCCCGGCCAATCCGGCCTACAGTTCGTTGAATTTGTCGCAGGCGGTGCAGGTGCTGGCCTACGAGATGCGGCTCGCCTGCCTCGATGCGGCGCTTGCGAGCGCGTCGTCGCCGCTCGTGCCCGGGCAGGCCGCGTCCGCGGGCGACGCGGGCGCCGGCGCGGAGGACATCGCCGGCATGTTCGGCCATCTGGAAGCGGCGCTGGTGCGCGTGGGGTTTCTCGACCCGGAGAATCCGAAGAAGCTGATGTCGCGGCTGCGGCAACTGTTCGCGCGCACCGCGCTCACGCGCGAGGAGGTCAATATCTTTCGCGGCATCGCCAAACACGTGCTGGCACGCTGCCGGGACGACCGGCAGGCGTGA
- a CDS encoding UDP-2,3-diacylglucosamine diphosphatase, whose amino-acid sequence MSATPRDAVAPAAPLTRPVAPPGDAARPGEPAAPSAGRATLFLADLHLSPAIPRTVAAFERFIDAIDAHDVGAVYILGDLFEFWIGDDMLRTPFAAAVAARLASLAARGIALRVMHGNRDFLLGRRFARAAAAELIPDPFILDTAGARWILTHGDALCTDDIGYQRFRRFARHRAVQCLFLAWPRRWRMKLAGNMRANSEQAGGSRMHISDVNGDAVAALFARSAATRMIQGHTHRPARHDESHDGRAATRWVLPDWELDTTPPRGGYLRLDDQGLREIAVTFSTIR is encoded by the coding sequence ATGTCGGCGACGCCCCGCGACGCGGTCGCGCCAGCGGCGCCGCTCACACGCCCGGTCGCGCCGCCCGGCGACGCGGCGCGGCCGGGGGAACCCGCCGCGCCGTCCGCCGGGCGCGCCACCCTCTTTCTCGCCGACCTGCATCTGAGTCCGGCGATTCCGCGCACGGTCGCCGCGTTCGAACGCTTCATCGATGCGATCGACGCACACGATGTCGGCGCGGTCTACATTCTTGGCGACCTTTTCGAATTCTGGATCGGCGACGACATGCTGCGCACACCGTTCGCCGCCGCGGTCGCCGCGCGTCTGGCCTCCCTCGCGGCGCGTGGCATCGCGCTGCGCGTCATGCACGGCAATCGGGATTTCCTGCTGGGGCGCCGTTTCGCCCGCGCGGCCGCGGCCGAATTGATCCCCGACCCCTTCATCCTCGACACCGCCGGCGCCCGCTGGATCCTCACCCATGGCGACGCGCTGTGCACGGACGACATCGGTTACCAGCGTTTTCGCCGGTTCGCGCGCCACCGCGCGGTCCAGTGCCTGTTTCTGGCATGGCCGCGCCGCTGGCGCATGAAGCTCGCCGGCAATATGCGGGCGAACAGCGAACAGGCGGGCGGCTCGCGCATGCATATCAGCGACGTCAATGGCGACGCGGTCGCCGCCCTGTTTGCCCGGAGCGCGGCCACGCGCATGATCCAGGGGCATACGCACCGCCCGGCGCGGCATGACGAGTCGCATGACGGGCGCGCCGCCACCCGCTGGGTGCTGCCGGACTGGGAACTCGATACGACGCCGCCGCGCGGCGGTTACCTGCGCCTGGATGACCAGGGCCTGCGGGAGATCGCGGTGACGTTCTCGACAATCCGCTAG
- a CDS encoding peptidylprolyl isomerase yields MVELHTNHGIIKIALNAEKAPKSVANFLAYAKKGHYDNTVFHRVIDGFMIQGGGFEPSMTQKPTDAPVDNEANNGLKNVKGSVAMARTNDPHSATAQFFINVADNDFLNFTSPTPQGWGYTVFGQVTEGLDVIEKIRKVKTGNKGFHQDVPVDDVIIEKAVVTE; encoded by the coding sequence ATGGTTGAACTGCACACGAATCACGGCATCATCAAGATCGCGCTGAACGCCGAGAAGGCACCGAAGTCGGTCGCCAATTTCCTCGCCTATGCGAAAAAGGGCCACTACGACAACACGGTGTTCCACCGCGTGATCGACGGCTTCATGATCCAGGGCGGCGGCTTCGAGCCGAGCATGACGCAAAAGCCGACCGACGCCCCGGTCGACAACGAGGCGAACAACGGCCTGAAGAACGTGAAGGGCTCCGTGGCGATGGCGCGCACCAACGATCCGCACTCGGCCACCGCGCAGTTCTTCATCAACGTCGCGGACAACGACTTCCTGAACTTCACGTCGCCGACGCCGCAGGGCTGGGGCTACACGGTGTTCGGTCAGGTCACCGAAGGCCTGGACGTGATCGAGAAGATCCGCAAGGTGAAGACCGGCAACAAGGGCTTCCACCAGGACGTGCCGGTCGACGACGTGATCATCGAGAAGGCGGTCGTCACCGAATAA
- a CDS encoding peptidylprolyl isomerase: MFRPAVLSLLLAGSALLAPALAGAAPPAGATHPTVLLKTSQGPITLELFPEKAPKTVANFLDYVNHGQYAGTVFHRVIPGFMIQGGGYDANLREKPTRAPIPLEARAGLSNVVGAVAMARTGDPDSATAQFFINTADNKNLDYPRPDGNGYAVFGRVTAGMDVVRKIEGVATGSSDGMSDVPRTPVVIESATVVKQ, encoded by the coding sequence ATGTTTCGCCCCGCCGTTCTCTCGCTGCTGCTCGCGGGCAGCGCCCTGCTCGCCCCGGCCCTTGCCGGCGCGGCGCCCCCGGCCGGTGCCACGCATCCGACGGTGCTGCTGAAGACGTCACAGGGTCCGATCACGCTCGAACTCTTCCCGGAAAAGGCGCCGAAGACGGTCGCGAATTTCCTCGATTACGTGAATCACGGGCAGTATGCCGGCACGGTGTTCCACCGCGTGATTCCGGGGTTCATGATCCAGGGAGGCGGGTATGATGCGAACCTGCGCGAGAAACCCACGCGCGCGCCGATCCCGCTGGAGGCGCGCGCCGGCCTGAGCAATGTCGTCGGCGCGGTGGCGATGGCCCGCACGGGCGACCCGGATTCGGCGACCGCCCAGTTCTTCATCAATACCGCGGACAACAAGAATCTCGACTATCCGCGTCCGGACGGCAACGGCTACGCGGTGTTCGGCCGGGTGACGGCGGGCATGGACGTGGTGCGCAAGATCGAGGGCGTCGCCACCGGCTCCAGCGACGGCATGTCGGACGTGCCGCGCACGCCGGTCGTCATCGAATCGGCGACGGTGGTAAAACAGTAA
- a CDS encoding tetratricopeptide repeat protein — protein MKLHGDRPAFPANLAVRCATFAAGAFCLAGLATVAVLPGVAQAQSAKHHRDLTPEADQAIAGNNWPAALAALDKRVAANPRDVQARFKRATVLARMGRDDEAIQAFTDITQTTPELPEPYNNLAALYAKRGQYQQARAVLETALAANPAFALARRNLGDIYLRLAADSYQQTLRQDPSDGVAAGRAKALQSLLAAHPASAATRRPAHAPAPVADDAPATTSAEAVNARGFVPSMGAQPPTILSVPTNDAVGATVE, from the coding sequence ATGAAACTACACGGCGACCGCCCAGCCTTTCCCGCGAACCTTGCCGTACGTTGCGCGACGTTCGCCGCGGGCGCCTTCTGTCTGGCTGGTCTGGCGACCGTCGCCGTGCTGCCGGGCGTCGCGCAGGCCCAGTCGGCGAAGCACCACCGCGACCTGACGCCGGAGGCCGATCAGGCGATCGCGGGCAATAACTGGCCGGCCGCTCTCGCCGCGCTCGACAAGCGCGTCGCCGCCAACCCGCGCGACGTGCAGGCCCGTTTCAAGCGCGCGACGGTACTCGCGCGCATGGGCCGCGACGACGAGGCGATCCAGGCGTTCACCGACATCACGCAGACCACTCCGGAGCTGCCCGAGCCCTACAACAACCTCGCCGCGCTGTACGCGAAGCGCGGGCAATACCAGCAGGCGCGCGCGGTGCTCGAAACCGCCCTCGCGGCAAATCCGGCGTTCGCGCTGGCGCGGCGCAACCTGGGCGATATCTACCTGCGCCTGGCCGCCGACAGCTACCAGCAGACGCTGCGTCAGGATCCGTCCGACGGCGTCGCCGCGGGCCGCGCCAAGGCGCTCCAGTCCCTCCTCGCCGCACATCCGGCGAGCGCCGCCACGCGCCGCCCGGCGCACGCGCCGGCACCCGTGGCGGACGACGCGCCCGCCACCACGAGCGCCGAAGCGGTCAACGCGCGCGGCTTCGTGCCGAGCATGGGCGCGCAGCCGCCGACGATCCTGTCCGTGCCGACCAACGACGCGGTAGGCGCGACCGTCGAATAG
- the cysS gene encoding cysteine--tRNA ligase, with the protein MDSLRIYNTLARDKQTFVPIRPGEVRMYVCGMTVYDYCHVGHARVLVVFDIVQRWLRALGYQVTYVRNITDVDDKIIRRAVENGETIGALTDRFIRYMHEDAQALGVARPDIEPRATAFLPQMLGMIDTLERAGYAYQADDGDVNFSVRRFAGYGKLSGKSLDDLRAGERVAANQAKQDPLDFVLWKHAKADEPEETGWPSRWGRGRPGWHIECSAMACALLGEHFDIHGGGQDLQFPHHENEIAQSAAASGKPPVNYWMHNGFVQIDDEKMSKSLGNFFSIREVLARFDAEVVRFFIVRAHYRSPLNYSDAHIDDARQSLTRLYTALRDIEIDEAPLDWRDPHAVRFRAAMNDDFNTPVAVAVLFELAAEVNRTASPVQARQLRELGAVLGLLSREPRMFLQEAAGADAAPGLDPAEIDARIARRAAAKQARDFALADRIRAELLDAGIVLEDKAGGLTDWRRG; encoded by the coding sequence ATGGATTCGCTTCGCATCTACAACACGCTCGCGCGCGACAAACAGACTTTCGTGCCGATCCGGCCGGGCGAGGTGCGGATGTACGTCTGCGGAATGACGGTCTATGACTATTGCCATGTGGGTCACGCGCGGGTGCTGGTCGTTTTCGACATCGTGCAGCGCTGGCTGCGCGCGCTGGGCTATCAGGTGACCTATGTGCGCAACATCACCGATGTGGACGACAAGATCATCCGCCGCGCGGTGGAGAACGGCGAGACGATTGGCGCGCTGACCGACCGCTTCATCCGCTACATGCACGAGGACGCCCAGGCGCTGGGCGTGGCGCGGCCCGACATCGAGCCGCGCGCGACGGCTTTCCTGCCGCAGATGCTCGGCATGATCGATACTTTGGAGCGCGCGGGGTACGCCTATCAGGCGGACGACGGCGACGTGAATTTCTCGGTCCGGCGTTTCGCCGGCTACGGCAAGCTGTCCGGCAAATCGCTCGACGACCTGCGCGCCGGCGAGCGCGTGGCGGCCAATCAGGCGAAGCAGGATCCGCTCGACTTCGTCCTGTGGAAGCACGCGAAGGCGGACGAGCCGGAGGAAACGGGCTGGCCGTCGCGCTGGGGCCGCGGCCGCCCCGGCTGGCATATCGAATGCTCGGCGATGGCCTGCGCCTTGCTCGGCGAACATTTCGACATCCATGGCGGCGGGCAGGATCTGCAGTTCCCGCACCACGAGAACGAGATCGCGCAAAGCGCGGCGGCGAGCGGCAAGCCTCCGGTCAACTACTGGATGCACAATGGCTTCGTGCAGATCGACGACGAGAAAATGTCCAAGTCGCTGGGCAATTTCTTCTCGATCCGCGAGGTGTTGGCGCGTTTCGACGCGGAAGTCGTCCGGTTCTTCATCGTGCGCGCGCACTACCGCAGCCCGCTGAACTATAGCGATGCGCACATCGACGACGCACGGCAAAGTCTGACGCGCCTCTATACGGCATTGCGCGACATCGAAATCGACGAGGCGCCGCTGGACTGGCGCGATCCGCACGCGGTACGCTTTCGCGCGGCGATGAACGACGATTTCAATACGCCGGTGGCCGTCGCGGTGTTGTTCGAACTCGCCGCCGAGGTGAACCGCACCGCGTCGCCTGTGCAGGCGCGTCAGTTGCGGGAACTGGGGGCGGTGCTGGGCCTGCTCTCGCGCGAACCCCGGATGTTCCTGCAGGAGGCGGCTGGCGCCGACGCCGCGCCGGGGCTGGACCCGGCGGAGATCGACGCGCGCATCGCCCGGCGGGCCGCGGCGAAGCAGGCGCGGGACTTCGCGCTGGCCGACCGCATTCGCGCGGAACTGCTGGACGCCGGCATCGTGCTCGAAGACAAAGCCGGCGGCCTGACCGACTGGCGGCGCGGGTGA
- a CDS encoding DNA-3-methyladenine glycosylase family protein, with protein sequence MATARKTASSKTAPRASEGKTAGSAMDVVAARAGAAPHVPASKTVKATKTTKTTSTKKATAAGKAARQDETAGKGAAVVPGVVVSQAPALGTVGVQDVVLADGAVVHRGHALPDAQGDASGEDRAGAARTVAVPMGAVRKDAADAGPVKAVAVQIADLIPTVVRPEYWEQACADLMKRDRILKKLIPQFGPVHLKARGDPFVTLARSIIGQQISVKAAQSVWERVLAACPDILPAAVVELGYERLAACGLSRRKAEYILDLGQHFVGGALHVDRWASMDDEDVIEELTRIRGIGRWTAEMFLIFNLMRPDVLPLDDLGLIKAISVNYFSGEPVTRSEAREVAANWEPWRTVATWYMWRSLEPVPVVY encoded by the coding sequence ATGGCAACGGCCAGAAAAACGGCATCGTCGAAGACCGCTCCGCGCGCTTCGGAGGGTAAGACGGCGGGCAGCGCCATGGATGTCGTCGCGGCGAGAGCGGGGGCGGCACCACATGTGCCGGCATCCAAAACCGTGAAGGCGACGAAGACGACGAAGACGACGTCGACGAAGAAAGCGACGGCGGCGGGAAAGGCCGCGCGCCAGGACGAAACGGCCGGGAAAGGCGCGGCCGTGGTACCCGGCGTTGTGGTGTCGCAAGCTCCGGCCCTGGGCACGGTGGGCGTCCAGGATGTCGTGCTTGCCGATGGCGCGGTCGTGCATCGCGGCCACGCGCTTCCCGACGCGCAAGGCGATGCGAGCGGCGAGGACCGGGCGGGCGCGGCGCGGACGGTTGCCGTGCCGATGGGCGCCGTGCGGAAGGACGCGGCGGATGCCGGGCCCGTGAAGGCAGTCGCGGTGCAGATCGCCGATCTGATCCCCACCGTCGTGCGTCCCGAATACTGGGAACAGGCGTGCGCCGATCTGATGAAACGCGACCGCATCCTGAAAAAGCTGATTCCGCAATTCGGCCCCGTGCATCTGAAGGCGCGCGGCGACCCCTTCGTTACGCTGGCGCGCTCGATCATCGGGCAGCAGATCTCGGTGAAGGCCGCCCAGTCCGTCTGGGAACGCGTGCTGGCGGCCTGTCCGGACATCCTCCCGGCGGCGGTCGTCGAACTGGGTTACGAGCGGCTGGCCGCGTGCGGCCTGTCGCGTCGCAAGGCGGAGTACATTCTCGACCTGGGCCAGCACTTCGTCGGCGGGGCGTTGCATGTCGACCGCTGGGCGTCGATGGACGACGAGGATGTTATCGAGGAATTGACCCGCATCCGCGGCATCGGCCGCTGGACTGCCGAGATGTTCCTGATCTTCAACCTGATGCGCCCCGACGTCCTGCCTCTGGACGATCTGGGGCTGATCAAGGCGATCAGCGTCAACTATTTCAGCGGCGAACCGGTGACGCGCAGCGAGGCCCGCGAGGTCGCCGCCAACTGGGAGCCCTGGCGCACGGTGGCGACCTGGTATATGTGGCGCAGTCTGGAACCGGTGCCGGTGGTGTATTGA
- a CDS encoding acetyl-CoA carboxylase carboxyltransferase subunit alpha, translating to MKTTFLDFEAPIAELEAKIEELRFVQDDSAVDISEEIERLSRKSQQLTKDIYANLTPWQVSQIARHPQRPYTLDYIGELFTDFHELHGDRSYADDLSIIGGLARFNGQPCMVLGQQKGRDTRERALRNFGMSRPEGYRKAERLMRLAEKFGLPLFTFIDTPGAYPGIGAEERGQSEAIGRNLYVMAELKTPIIATVIGEGGSGGALAIAVGDVVQMLQFSTYSVISPEGCASILWKSASKAPEAAEALGLTAHRLKALGLIDKIVNEPLGGAQRDPKAMMALLRRALIDALRQFQGMSVPDLRARRFERLMAYGKYKETSVGV from the coding sequence ATGAAAACGACATTTCTGGATTTCGAGGCGCCGATCGCCGAACTCGAAGCGAAGATCGAAGAGCTTCGCTTCGTCCAGGACGATTCGGCGGTCGATATCTCGGAAGAGATCGAGCGCCTGTCGCGCAAGAGTCAGCAACTGACCAAGGACATCTACGCGAACCTGACGCCCTGGCAGGTCTCGCAGATCGCGCGTCATCCGCAGCGGCCCTATACGCTCGATTACATCGGCGAGCTGTTCACGGATTTTCATGAACTGCACGGCGACCGTTCCTACGCCGACGATCTTTCGATCATCGGCGGTCTGGCCCGTTTCAACGGTCAGCCCTGCATGGTGCTGGGCCAGCAAAAAGGCCGCGATACCCGCGAACGCGCGCTGCGCAATTTCGGCATGTCGCGTCCGGAAGGGTATCGCAAGGCCGAGCGCCTGATGCGGCTGGCCGAAAAATTCGGTTTGCCGCTGTTTACGTTCATCGACACGCCGGGGGCCTATCCCGGCATCGGCGCGGAGGAGCGGGGCCAGTCCGAGGCGATCGGCCGCAACCTCTACGTGATGGCGGAACTGAAGACGCCCATCATCGCGACGGTGATCGGTGAGGGCGGATCGGGCGGGGCGCTCGCGATCGCCGTCGGCGACGTCGTGCAGATGCTGCAGTTTTCGACCTACTCGGTGATCTCGCCGGAGGGGTGCGCGTCGATCCTCTGGAAAAGCGCGTCGAAGGCACCCGAGGCCGCCGAGGCGCTGGGCCTCACCGCGCATCGCCTGAAGGCGCTCGGCCTGATCGACAAGATCGTCAACGAGCCGCTGGGCGGCGCGCAGCGCGACCCCAAGGCCATGATGGCACTGTTGCGCCGCGCGCTGATCGATGCGCTGCGCCAGTTCCAGGGCATGAGCGTCCCCGACCTGCGCGCCCGGCGGTTCGAGCGGTTGATGGCGTATGGAAAATACAAGGAAACGTCGGTCGGCGTCTGA